The genomic interval CTGGTATGTGATTCAGGACGGCTTCACGGGGCGCCATCACCGTTTTTCCTCCGAGGCCTACCAACTGGTGGGCATGATGGACGGCCGCCGGACCATGGACCAGATTTGGCAGGCCGTTTGCGCCCGCCTGGGCGACCACATGCCCACCCAGGATGAGGTCATCGAACTCCTGGCCAGACTGTACCGGGCCGATCTCTTGCAGACCAGCGCCATCCTCGACTTTTCGGATCTGCACCAGCGCAGCGTGAAGGGCAGGCGCAACCGCCTGTTCACGCAGCTGGCCTCGCCGCTGTCCCTGCGCTTCCCGCTCCTGGACCCGGACCGCTTCCTGACCCGGACCATGCCCTGGGTCCGTCCGTTTCTCGGCTGGCAGGCCTTGGCGGTCTGGATAGCGGTAACGCTCACGTCCGCCGTCCTGGCCGTGCTGCACTGGGACTCCCTGCAAGGCGATTTTTCCGACGCGCTTCATGGTATGGAGAATCTGCTGCTGATCAGCCTGCTCTATCCCGTGCTGAAAGTCCTGCACGAGTTCGGCCATGCCTACATGGTCAAGAAGGAAGGCGGGGAGGTGCACGAGATGGGGGTCATGCTGCTGGTCTTCATGCCCCTGCCGTACGTGGACGCGTCCTCGTCGACGTCCTTCCGGGACAAGCGTCAGCGCATGCTTGTCGGGGGGGCGGGTATCATGGTGGAGCTTTTCGTGGCCGCCGTCATGCTGCTGATCTGGCTGAACGTGGAGCCGGGAATCGTGAGCGCCCTGGCCTACAAGACCCTGCTCGTGGCCGGGGTGTCGACGGTCCTCTTCAACGGCAATCCGCTGTTGCGTTTCGACGCCTATTACATTCTTTCGGACTGGCTGGAGATTCCCAACCTGGCGCAACGCGGCGTCGGCTATCTGGGATACCTTTTCAAGCGGTATCTGCTGGGAGTGGAAAGCGCCGAATCACCGGCCCGCAGTCCCGGGGAAGCCCGCTGGTTGTTCTTTTACGCCGTTGCCGCCTTTTGCTATCGGATTTTCATATCCGTGCGCATCGTGCTTTTCGTGGCCGGGCAGTTTTTTTTCGTGGGAATCGTGCTGGCCATCTGGGCGGTGTTCATGATGCTCATCATGCCTACGTGGCGCGTGGCCGCTTTTCTCGTCAAGGATACTCATATGCAACGTAAGCGCCTTCGCATCATCATGACGGTGGTTCTTCCCCTGGCTCTGCTGGCGGTGGTTCTGGCTGTGGTCCCGGCGCCGCTGTACACCAACGCCGAAGGCGTGGTCTGGGTTTCGGAGGAATCCCGGGTGTACGCCGCTGCCGGCGGGATGGTGGAGGCCGTGGTCACTCCCGGCGGGACCGCCGTAAAATCCGGCGATCCGCTGATCCGCTGCGCGGACCCGTTGCTGGAAACCCAGGTCCGGTTGCTGCAGGCCCGCAGGGAGGAATTTCAGGCCCGCCGACAGTTGAGCATGAACAGGGCCCGCGCCGAGACCGCCATGCTGGAAGAGGAACTCCGGAGCATCGAAACTGAGATCGATCGCGCCCAGGAACGTCAGGCGGCTCTGATCACGCGCAGCCCCGCGTCCGGGATTTTCGTGCTTCAGGACGAGGCTGATTTGCCGGGCCGATTTCTGCGGCGCGGCGAACCTGTGGGCTACATCCTCGACCCGTTGCGCATGCAAATCAGGACAGTGGTTCCCCAGGCCGACATCGAGCGCGTCCGCTCGGATGTCCGAAGCGTCGAGGTGCGGCTGGCCGAGAACATCGGGCAGGTGCTGCCGGCGCGGGTGTTCCGCGAGGTACCCGCCGCGAGCCGCGTGTTGCCTAGCCTGGCCTTCAGTCTCGACGGCGGTGGCCGGTTCGCCCTCGACACTCGGGAAAAAGACGCCCCACATGTGCTGGAGCGCCTCTTTCAGTTCGACCTAGTGCTTGAGGGACCCGTGCCAGGCAACGTGGAGGAGCGTGTCTACGTCCGCTTCGAGCACAGCTCCGAACCCTTGGCCTTGCGGGCCTACCGGGCGTTGCGGCGCCTCCTCCTCACCCGCTTCGCCTTATGATTGCGCCCAGAATGCATTCTGGCTGCGTTGCTGCGGGAAAAATGGAAACCTCATGTAGACGGCTACACTTCGGCTTCCATTTTTCCCTTGCGCCTTGCCACAATGCATTCTGGACGCAATCACCGAGAAATGGTCGGCAAAGGGTTTGAGAATGTGTATAGAGGAGTTTTCATGCTGCATCTGACTCATCCCCCAGCCAGCCGCGAAGCTCGGGCCGAGAGGCCAGACCGGGTCGAGACGTGGCTGGAGCGGCAGGTGCACCGGGTGCACGGGCGCGTCCTTGCGCTGCGCGGAATGGGCGGATGGCTGCGGCGGGAGACGGCGGCGGTGGGCGAGGCTGGTCTGCGTCTGATCGGATTGAACGACACGAAGCTGGCCGAAGAGATCCGTCCGCTTCGTGAGCGCCTGCTGACCGACGGTTTTCTTCCGGCCCACGTGGCTGACAGCTTCGCCCTCATCCGGGAATTCTCGGCGCGCATCCTGGGGCTCCGCCACCATGACAGTCAGGTCATGGGCGCCCTGGTCATGCTGCGCGGCATAGTCGCCGAGATGGAGACCGGCGAGGGCAAGACCCTGACGGCCACCCTCACGGCGGCCACGGCGGCCCTGGCCGGGCTGCCGGTGCATGTCATCAGCGTCAACGACTACCTGACTGGGCGCGACGCCGAGAACACCGCGCCCCTGTATCGGGCCCTGGGCCTGAGCGTGGGGTGCGCGGTGCACGGACAGACACCGGAACAGCGTCGGCAGGCCTACGGATGCGACATTACCTATGCCACCAACAAGGAACTGGTTTTTGACTACCTGCGCGATCGTCTGACCATGGCGGACCGGCCGGACTCCATCATGGTTCAGGCCGAAAGTCTGCAGGGCCGCGGCTCGCGCGAAGGACGCCTGCTCATGCGCGGCCTGCACTTCGCCATTGTCGACGAGGCCGACAGCGTGCTCATCGACGAGGCCCGGACGCCGCTCATTATTTCCGGCTCCTCGGGAGTGAGGGAGGAACGGGAGTTTCTGGAACAGGCCCTGGAGCTGGCGGATGATTTCGTCCGGGATATGGATTTCGAGCTTGACGAGGCTCGGCGGCAGGTCTTGCTGACCCCGGCC from Desulfomicrobium apsheronum carries:
- a CDS encoding HlyD family efflux transporter periplasmic adaptor subunit; the protein is MSVSLLSPSWYRVAPLKPRLRSHVRIERHDYRGQDWYVIQDGFTGRHHRFSSEAYQLVGMMDGRRTMDQIWQAVCARLGDHMPTQDEVIELLARLYRADLLQTSAILDFSDLHQRSVKGRRNRLFTQLASPLSLRFPLLDPDRFLTRTMPWVRPFLGWQALAVWIAVTLTSAVLAVLHWDSLQGDFSDALHGMENLLLISLLYPVLKVLHEFGHAYMVKKEGGEVHEMGVMLLVFMPLPYVDASSSTSFRDKRQRMLVGGAGIMVELFVAAVMLLIWLNVEPGIVSALAYKTLLVAGVSTVLFNGNPLLRFDAYYILSDWLEIPNLAQRGVGYLGYLFKRYLLGVESAESPARSPGEARWLFFYAVAAFCYRIFISVRIVLFVAGQFFFVGIVLAIWAVFMMLIMPTWRVAAFLVKDTHMQRKRLRIIMTVVLPLALLAVVLAVVPAPLYTNAEGVVWVSEESRVYAAAGGMVEAVVTPGGTAVKSGDPLIRCADPLLETQVRLLQARREEFQARRQLSMNRARAETAMLEEELRSIETEIDRAQERQAALITRSPASGIFVLQDEADLPGRFLRRGEPVGYILDPLRMQIRTVVPQADIERVRSDVRSVEVRLAENIGQVLPARVFREVPAASRVLPSLAFSLDGGGRFALDTREKDAPHVLERLFQFDLVLEGPVPGNVEERVYVRFEHSSEPLALRAYRALRRLLLTRFAL